GCGGCGAAACGGCGACCGTCCGCGGAGGCATCGCATCGAACACGCGCAGATGGTGCGCGAGGCGGACCTGGCGCGCATGCGCGATATGTCGGTGGTGGCCTCGGTGCAGCCCTCTCATTGCATCGACGATCTGCGCTGGATTGAAAAAAAAATCGGCCGGCGCTGCTCCACCGCCTATCGCCTGAACTCGTTTCTGCGCCATCGCATCCCTGTGGCCATGGGCACAGATTGGACCGTCGAACCTCTGGATCCCATGCTCACTCTGTATGCGGCGGTGACCCGAGAACAGGTGCAGGGCGGGCCGCAGGGTGGTTGGCAGCCGCAGGAGCGCATCTCTCTGGCTCAGGCGATCGATCTGTACACCGAGGGATCAGCGTTTGCCGAGATGCAGGATTCCAACAAAGGCCGGCTAAAAAGCGGGTATTGTGCGGATTTTGTGCTCTGCGCCGCCGATTTTCTCTATCGTTCCGGCAGGGAACTTTTGCATTCGCAGGTGGAAACGACTGTGGTGGACGGCCGGGTGGTTTTCGATCGTACCGGCCTTTACCGGTGAGCAGGCCGGTGCGCGGTTCAACGTTTAGACGGCGCCGACCTGAATAAAGGACAGGACCTCAAATGACCGATGCAGCTGTTTTTCAATTGATCGTGAATAAAGTAACTGCTCAGCACCTGGGCATCGCCGAAGAGCACTGGCAGCGTTTTTGCGAGCGGGTGAAAAAAGAATGGTTGGACAAATCCGCCGCAGTCATCCAAGTTCATATCGATGGCGGCAGCAAGGGGAATCCCGGCCCGGCTGGAATCGGGGTTGTGTTCAGCGACGCCGACGGCGCGGTGCTGCGGGAATATTATGAATATATCGGCGAAGAGACCAACAACGCGGCTGAATACCATGCTCTGCTCAAAGCCCTGGATCTGGCCGAAGAGATGGGATATGACTCGCTCTCCCTGCACAGCGACAGCGAACTGCTCGTCGGCCAGATCAGCGGCGACTATCAGGTGAAGAACGAGCGGTTGCTGCCGCTCTATTTCCGCGCCGAAGAGGCCATCCGCCGGTTGCGCTCTTTTTCCATCCGCGCCATCCCTCGCGCTGAGAACAAACGGGCGGACCGTCTGGCTAATCTCGCCATTTCGCGGCAGGGCCGGTGAGCGGGCCTGCCGCACTCCTCTTTCACTCCTGTTTCGATCACATCTCTGTTTCGTCGGCCGAGGGGCCATACATGCCGGGCACGGCCACATCGTTGAGCCGCAGATAGAGTCCCAATTGGGCGCGATGGTGGATCAGATGATTCATCACCGAAGAACGGAGCGCGGCAAAACGCGGCTGAGTGAAAATCACCCGGCTGTTCATCAGCAGCGACCAGGGCTGGCTGAGCTTTTCATCATCCGCACCGGCGAGCGCAGCGCGGGCACGGACCGCATTCTGTTCAAACGCCTGCAGTATCTCCTCCACTGATTCCGCCGCCTTTAAATGGGGCAGGGCCACTCCGTTGGGCGCCAGGTCCAGGGAGGGCTGCTCGAGGATCATGGGCATCCAACTAAAGACGTTGGCTAGATGGGTGGCCAACCCGGCCAGGCTCATGGATTTGGCGTGCGGCCGCCACGCCAGTTTGTCCGCAGGTATGCGCTGCAGCATTTTGCGGGTGTTGCCGGCCTCCTGATCGAATTCCTGTAAATAGAGTTCCGTCAAGGTCATTTTTTTCCCTCTGATTAAAGGTGAAATGGTTTCTTGTCTGCCATCATTTTTTGGGCAATGCTAGCACAAATACCGTCGTCCATGCATACCTGCGCAGGAAGGGCAAGACCGAGAAGCCTGTTCGGTCAACCGCCTCGAGCAAATGCAGGAGTGGATGAAAAAAGAAAAAATTGCGCGAGGGAACTCCTAACAGTGAAAAAAGATGAAAATAGTTTATTGTGAGGCTTGAAAAAAACTCGCCGGCGGCCTGCAGATCTTTGATTAACAGAGGGTGTTCGTCCGGGCTGCGCAGGGTGGGTGTGCGTTTTCTGTACAAATTGATCAGCGGATTATGCCCCAACGGCTCGAGGAAAACAGCTCTGCCGTCCGGCTTGAGAATCCGGCGGATTTCATCGTAGGCCTTGGTTACATTCAGATGATGCAATATGCTGCTGCCGCAGATCAGATCGAAACAGCTGTTTGTAAAAGTCGTATTTTCCGCATCCATCACGGTAAAAGTCAAGCGGTCAGCATGCCCAGATTTCTCTCTCTCTCTCTCTCTCTGCATTTTCTATGCCAATATTTGAGATATCTATTCCGGTGACGGTTGCGCCGTACTCTGCCAACAGATAGGCATAGCTGCCTTCGTCGCAGCCATACTCCAGGACGGATTTATTCCTGCAATCCGCCAACAGCAACGATTCATAAAAGTGCCGGCTGCTTTGGGTGGTGGAATAAAACTTGGCAGCTTGGGCTCGAGAATGATCCTGAAAAATTTTGTCATGAAATTGTTGTTCGCGAAGGAGACTTGTATTCATCGATTCTCTCCCCAATGGTTGATCCGGATGCACATGAAATGCGAAAGAGTTGGATTTTGTGCGTCGCTGGATTCCATTTTCCAATCTTGTCCTCCTGAGGCGCAAGACAGCTAATTGCCGCGTCTGTTTGCATATTTTGCGCGCCGAAGGATCTAGCGATGAACTGAATCCGCGACAGGCATAAGAGCTGTTCGTCGATAGATTCTTCACCTTTTGCTTTTCAGAACAAAGGGCTGCGAGCTCATACCCCAGGAGATGGTTGTTCGCTTCAACCCAGATTTATAGAATACATATATTCAACGGCTTCGCGAGTGCACTTTACTTTCTGCCGCAAGGGTTCGCTGGATCACTTTGAGTGAATAAAGCTCCTGCACAATGCCGAAGAAATTTCTGCTGGCGGATAGCCGGCTGTCCCGATCCGCCCGCCACTCGATGGGAAATTCCTCGATGCGCATGTTATGCTGCAGCGCACGCAAGATGATCTCCAGGTCAAAGAGAAATCCTTCGGTTTTGCACGGGGCGTAGAGGATCTTGGCTGCGGAACCGCGGTAGAGTTTGAATCCGCATTGGGTGTCGGTCAGCCGCGCCGGCACTTTGAGCCAGAGGATGAACACCCAGCGGATCATCATGCTGATGATTCGCCGGTTGAGGGGCTGGGGATGGCGAATGACGCTGCCGCGCATCTTCCGCGATCCATGCGCGCAGTCGCACTGGTCGCGCTCGATCAGATCCATGCCTACGGCGGCGAAATCATAGGGCGTGCAGGAACCGCTGTCGCTGAACATGATGATGCGGCCCTGGGCTGCCATAATGCCCTGACGTACCACATAACCTTTGCCGTGATGGGCTTTATTTTCCAGGACGTGCAGCGTCAGGCCTTTGCCCGCTTCTCTGGCCATGGTCGAAGTGCCGTCCTCACTGCCGTCATCCGCCACCAAAATCTCGCCCTGCAGGTGATGATGGCGGAGAAAGGCGCCGGCCTCGATAATGTCCCGGCTGATTTTATGCGCTTCGTTATAGGTCGGTATGATGATGGAGAGATCCATGGTTTCTTTTATGTTTGATTTATGGAAAAATTGTTGTATCATAAAAAAACAGAACCGCTGACCGGTTTTAAAACCGTTCCTGCTGCCGGTAAGGGGGTGGACGAAAATAGACAAAATGAAACCTGAAAGCAACAAAAATATGCGCACGATCGCGGCGCGCTTTACTTCCCTGTTTGTTTTTTTAATCTTGGTCGGCCTCTATCTTTCCATGGTTTACTGCAGCCAGGCGGCTCCCCGCATCCTCATCCTCACCGGATCCAACAATCATGATTGGCGATCCACCACCGAGGCGTTGATCAAACTGTATCAAAATAACGGATTTCCATCTGTAACCGTCCTCCAGGATCCGCAGGCACTGGCGGAAAAGCTGGCGTCCTGCGATGTGCTGGTCAGCAACTGGAACAGCTGGCCTGAGGTGACCGGCCGGCCCTGGGGGGCAAAAAGTGAAGAGGCGTTCATTACTTTTATTCGACAGGGCGGCGGCCTGGTCCTGTTGCATGCCGCCAGCGCGACGCTGCAGGACTGGCCCGAATTTCAACGTATGGCGGGCGCAACCTGGCAGCTGGGCCGGACCGGCCATGGACGGATCCACTCCTTTCAGGTGGTGATGGCCGATACCCTGCATCCGGTGACGCAAGGTTTGGCGGCGTTCGACATCACCGACGAGCTCTGGCATCACATGGCCCTGCAGCCCGATATCCACGTACTCTGCCGAGCCTTTTCCGCGCCGGAACACAAGGGCAGCGGCCAATATGAGCCGGTGGCGCTGGTCACCCATTTCGGCAAAGGTCGCTGCTTTTACAGCGTGCTCGGTCATGATGTTCAGGCCATGTCCTCGCCGGGCTGGCAAAAGCTGATGCTGCGCGGCACTGAATGGGCGGCCACCGGCAGGGTAGAGCTGTGTAAATAATTAAACCGGGATATCAAACAGGGAGGTTGCCATGTCCTTGACCAGCTGTTCCCGACGCACCTTTTTGCACGCCGCATGGTCGCTGGGCCCGCTGCTGGCGCTGCGGACCGTCAAAGGGCGTACGATTTCGGCCAACGACCGCGTCTGTCTCGGCCATATCGGAGTCGGCGGCCAGGGCAGCGGTCTGCTCAATAATTTTCTCCAGGTCGATGGCGCCCAGTCCATCGCGGTGTGCGATTGTTTCGAATCCCGAAGAAGGGACCGGGCGCAGCACATCGATGCGTTTTATGCGGACAAGACCGGCAGGTCCTATCGCGGTACGCGCATCTATGCGGATTTTCACGAACTGCTCGCCAACGCACAGATCGACGCCGTGGTCATCGCCACGCCGGACCATTGGCATGTTCCCATCGCCATGGAGGCGATACGGGCGGGCAAGGATGTGTATGTGGAAAAACCGCTGGGCGTCAGCGTGGCGGAGAACCTGGCGCTGCGCCACGCGGTGCAGCAAACCGGGGCCATTTTTCAGTACGGCACGCAACAGCGATCCGGCTATTATTTTTGGCAGGCGTGCACTCTGGCGCGCAACGGCTCGCTCGGCCACGTACACACCATGCACGCCTGGTGCACGGACATCCACAGTCAGCAATCGGCGTTTACCGCTGTCAACGGATCCACTCAGCCCATTCCCGTGCCCGCGGATCTGGATTATGACCGCTGGCTCGGCCCGGCCGCCCCTTCGCCTTATACGGCGGACCGGTGCACCCCGTATGGCACCTACCACCATTATGACAATTCCATCGGCTTTATCGCCGGCTGGGGCGCGCACCCACTGGACATCGCGCAGTGGGGCAATGACAGCGACTCGACGGCGCCCATCGAATATGAGGGGACCGGTATGATCACCCGCGGCGGTCTGTTCGAGACGGT
This bacterium DNA region includes the following protein-coding sequences:
- a CDS encoding ribonuclease HI family protein, with the protein product MTDAAVFQLIVNKVTAQHLGIAEEHWQRFCERVKKEWLDKSAAVIQVHIDGGSKGNPGPAGIGVVFSDADGAVLREYYEYIGEETNNAAEYHALLKALDLAEEMGYDSLSLHSDSELLVGQISGDYQVKNERLLPLYFRAEEAIRRLRSFSIRAIPRAENKRADRLANLAISRQGR
- a CDS encoding DUF664 domain-containing protein, which codes for MTLTELYLQEFDQEAGNTRKMLQRIPADKLAWRPHAKSMSLAGLATHLANVFSWMPMILEQPSLDLAPNGVALPHLKAAESVEEILQAFEQNAVRARAALAGADDEKLSQPWSLLMNSRVIFTQPRFAALRSSVMNHLIHHRAQLGLYLRLNDVAVPGMYGPSADETEM
- a CDS encoding class I SAM-dependent methyltransferase; the protein is MQREREREKSGHADRLTFTVMDAENTTFTNSCFDLICGSSILHHLNVTKAYDEIRRILKPDGRAVFLEPLGHNPLINLYRKRTPTLRSPDEHPLLIKDLQAAGEFFSSLTINYFHLFSLLGVPSRNFFFFHPLLHLLEAVDRTGFSVLPFLRRYAWTTVFVLALPKK
- a CDS encoding class I SAM-dependent methyltransferase, producing MENGIQRRTKSNSFAFHVHPDQPLGRESMNTSLLREQQFHDKIFQDHSRAQAAKFYSTTQSSRHFYESLLLADCRNKSVLEYGCDEGSYAYLLAEYGATVTGIDISNIGIENAEREREREIWAC
- a CDS encoding glycosyltransferase; this translates as MDLSIIIPTYNEAHKISRDIIEAGAFLRHHHLQGEILVADDGSEDGTSTMAREAGKGLTLHVLENKAHHGKGYVVRQGIMAAQGRIIMFSDSGSCTPYDFAAVGMDLIERDQCDCAHGSRKMRGSVIRHPQPLNRRIISMMIRWVFILWLKVPARLTDTQCGFKLYRGSAAKILYAPCKTEGFLFDLEIILRALQHNMRIEEFPIEWRADRDSRLSASRNFFGIVQELYSLKVIQRTLAAESKVHSRSR
- a CDS encoding ThuA domain-containing protein — translated: MRTIAARFTSLFVFLILVGLYLSMVYCSQAAPRILILTGSNNHDWRSTTEALIKLYQNNGFPSVTVLQDPQALAEKLASCDVLVSNWNSWPEVTGRPWGAKSEEAFITFIRQGGGLVLLHAASATLQDWPEFQRMAGATWQLGRTGHGRIHSFQVVMADTLHPVTQGLAAFDITDELWHHMALQPDIHVLCRAFSAPEHKGSGQYEPVALVTHFGKGRCFYSVLGHDVQAMSSPGWQKLMLRGTEWAATGRVELCK
- a CDS encoding Gfo/Idh/MocA family oxidoreductase, whose translation is MSLTSCSRRTFLHAAWSLGPLLALRTVKGRTISANDRVCLGHIGVGGQGSGLLNNFLQVDGAQSIAVCDCFESRRRDRAQHIDAFYADKTGRSYRGTRIYADFHELLANAQIDAVVIATPDHWHVPIAMEAIRAGKDVYVEKPLGVSVAENLALRHAVQQTGAIFQYGTQQRSGYYFWQACTLARNGSLGHVHTMHAWCTDIHSQQSAFTAVNGSTQPIPVPADLDYDRWLGPAAPSPYTADRCTPYGTYHHYDNSIGFIAGWGAHPLDIAQWGNDSDSTAPIEYEGTGMITRGGLFETVCDWDMHCRYANGVTLRFMSDGVAAPVVRPYHAAFRDHGTTFFGADGWVSVCRSGIYASSESLLRPERLRHGPRLYRSSNHYRNFIECIRLRRPAISPVEAAVQSDLISHLCDISIRLGRKIRWSPQKEEIIDDATAARLLNRPRRSPYHL